A segment of the Moorena sp. SIOASIH genome:
AGTGGTTAATTGGAGAAGATAAAGAGGGGTTTGAAACTCTCACTCAGAGCAAACTGGTAATCGCTGTCCAAGCCATGGAGTATCGTTACAGAATTTTGCAACAGCGTTATTTGGGGGTGCCACCAGAACGTTCCTATCGCAATTTGACCACCCGCTTAGCTAGTCTAGTTACCTTACGCAATAAAATCCGCACTTGGGTGTCCCTAAGTCGCGATCGCCAAAGGGCTGTGGTGGATGTTCTCCAAGAAGTGATTCAGGAATTATTAAATAGCGATCGCTATATCCAAAAGCAAATTGCCTGGATTAGACAATGTACCAAGGAAGAACCGCTGCGCAATGCTTTATTATTAACTACTCTTGAAGAGTATTGTCTGCGCCCGATTCGCAACCAGCCCTTAGTTGTCTATCGGTTTGTCAACTTTCTGCGTCGGTCTCAACGTGGCGGTATGACCCATGTGCCGGAAGGAGACATGGTACGTTTAGTGTCAGAGTCAATCAACCCGGAAGGGGAAACCGATGCCCCAGTGAGTCTATTGGATAACCAAGCCATTACTAATTATCAACATAAGCAGGCTTGGGAAGACAAACAAAGCCTAAGGATGTCCGTATCTAAGGAATTTGAGGCTTACTTAGAGAAAAACTTAGGGTCTGAGGCTGCCCAATGGCTGCGACTTTACTTGCAAGGTCAATCTCAAGAGGCGATCGCTCGTCGCCTAGATTGGCCGATCAAGAAGGTCTATCGTCTACGGGAAAAAATTAGCTACCATGCCATTCGTGTCTTTTCCATCAATGGGGTAAAAGGCAAGCCAGACTTAGTAGCCAGTTGGCTGGAAACATCCTACACTGAGCACAGCTTTGGACTAACCCCAAGGCAATGGCAAGAATATCAGCAAAAACTGACCCCTGAACAACAGCAGTTGCTGGATCAGATGAAAGCTGGTCATACCTTCGAAGCGATCGCTAACGATCTTAACTGGAGAACTAACCAGGTGATGGGTGAATGGAACAAACTCTATCTAGCAGCTCAAGCCCTGCGCAGTGCTTCGGCAAGTTGAGGTTTGAATTTTATTATCCAATAAATCGCGCTAATTTTTTCTAAATAAGTGATAGGTATTAATTAGTATAGCTACAAGGAGCTACAGCAAAAAAACACTAATTTACTGTCATCAAAAAAAATGGGTCTGAAACCCCGTCCTTCTAGGACGGCTTTATGCTATAATATCAGAAGACGCAATGACCCGAAAAGGAAGGGTGAAACTCCCAGCAGTGGGACGACTTGGTTAAATGGTAGTTACTCGAAATGGGGACTCGGTCTAAGACTCCAATTCCAGCCCAATGCCACGCAAGAGTCTTTTTGGAAAGCGAATCAAAGTACTTCAAAAAAAAAGTAGACTCAATGACATTTGTGTCGGAGAGAGTAGAGGCAATTGGCACCGCCAAGTGGACTATCAACCCCATGTTGGTAGTTGTTACGAGCAATGCCCCAAAAGGGTACCTCCTCTAAATAATCCTCGCGCCTTTAGGCCGGGGAGTGTCAAAATAATTTACTGTAATAGGGCATGGAAAGCAATTGAAACAATTGTCTATGCCCTATTTTTTATACTCCTCACCTGACAAGGGCTAATGCCACCAGACTATATATCACTTTTTAGCTATAAACTGACCTTTAAGGGATTGAATCTCCCCTGATAATTCTTGGCGTGTTTCGACTTTGAGTAGATAACGAGCTACAAACCAGATGGTATAGCCAATACCCACTAATTCAAACAACGGTGCCATCAGGGGAATATCGTTAATTGCATCCAGGACTGCCAACGTGACCTTAACAGTAATGAACCCAGCCAGCAAAAGACCAACGGTAAGCAAGGGTTTTTGGTAATTGCTAACAAATCCGCCGATATATTCCGGCAATTGTGACAAAATTTCTGTAAGAGTTTGCAACCATTCTTGCCACGGTTGGGTCAGTCCTGGCTCAGGAGCAGTGAGTTTGGCTATAGCACCAGGTTTGTCAACTTTGAGGTCTACTTTCAGCTGTTTTTCATCCTCCAGGGTAGTTTCATTGGTGCTGCTCTGAGTATATGCAGATGCTTGGGGATTTGACGCCATATTTCCTCCAAAATTCTATTAAAGCAGGATATTCTATCGTTTGAGCAAGGCAGCTGCATAAAATGACAGACTGACTAACTGTTGCCCATGTTATCAAAAGTTCCATCATCACCTGCTAGGGGTGAGCATCCGTGGGTATAGGCTGATTTATAGCCAACTGGTCACGAGACCAGTGGTCACTAAGTAGGTCAGCACCACAACAACTGGTTAGGGAAAATCTAAAGATTTTGTTAAAATACTAAAAAATAAGCTTCCAGGAGAACACCTCCAATCATGAGCAACACCCTATCCCAAAAGCAAGTTGTTATTGCCCCTTCTATCCTGTCAGCTGATTTTAGCCGACTGGGAGAAGAAATTAAGGCTGTGGATGCCGCAGGCGCTGATTGGATTCATGTTGATGTAATGGATGGTAGATTTGTCCCTAACATCACCATTGGTCCTCTAGTTGTTAAAGCCATTCGCCCGATTACCGAAAAGCCACTGGATGTCCACTTGATGATTGTGGAACCAGAAAAGTATGTCGCAGACTTTGCTAAGGCAGGTGCTGATATTATATCCGTTCATGCTGAACACAACGCTTCACCCCATCTGCACCGCACTCTCTGTCAGATTAAAGAATTTGGTAAGCAAGCAGGTGTTGTACTTAACCCCTCCTCATCCTTGGATTTAATTGAGTACGTCCTAGAAGTCTGTGACTTGATCCTGATTATGAGCGTCAATCCTGGCTTTGGTGGTCAAAGCTTTATCTCAGAGGTTGTACCAAAAATCCGCAAACTGCGTCAGATGTGTGATGAGCGTGGTCTTTCTCCCTGGATTGAAGTTGATGGGGGACTCAAGGTGAACAATACCTGGCAAGTGCTAGAAGCTGGAGCGAATGCGATTGTGGCTGGCTCGGCTGTATTCAAGGCACCAGATTACGCAGAGGCAATTAGCGGTATTCGTAACAGCAAGCGCCCTGAACCCGAATTAGTAACTGCTTAATCAGAACCATCCCCATTAGGCAAATCTTAATCAGAGGTCGAGGGGCTGATAAGAGTAGGTTTTTAACAAAGACTTGAGTATGGGGTGTAGGGTGTGTCGAAGCGATTCAGCGCCTTCATGAGGGGGTTGGGGTTGGGTTTGACCCTGATCTAAAAAACCTACTCCCCACTCCCTACTCCCTACTCCCTACTCCCCTAAGGTCATAAGTACCTCAGCCAATTGAGAACTGCTATAATCGGCAAAACTTTCGCTCGCGGTCAAATTCTGGATTTTGCCAAGAGAAGGCAAAATGGCTGACTGAGTTAATTTGTGGTGTCACTCGACGCAGTGCCTGCATCTGGTTTTCCAGGGAAGGACGATTTTTTATGGATCTTCCCCAAGTTCCTGCTAATGCTGGTTTTACGTCTGTTTCCGACGATGCCCACTTAAACACCCGTTTGACTAAATTGGCAATACAACCGGTGTGACCACAAACACCATAAGACATGGGATGCCATTCCAGGGAACGGGGAAAATGTTCCCAAGGCTGTAGTCTCGAATCATAACCCATGCGACCTACAACTTGGTTGCCATCAGGGAAAAACACTGCACCAGCTTGTACCCCAGCTCGCTCTGCTGCCAATTCGCCTAATTTGAGAAAGTCTAATATCCCTTGGGCAGCGTGAGCAACACTGAGTTGCCACAACTGCCATTGTATAGTTCGAGTACTCTCTCTTGGGGAAGGAGTGCGACCTTGCCAGAGGGGGGTTTCTTCATCAGGGTAGAGCTTTTTGACAGCTTTTATATCCCTAGTGCTAATGGAACCCTTACTCAGATAGCGCCGAATTAGCTCCTTACCTTGATTGTTACCAGCCCGTTGATATAGGGCTTGCTTAGCTGCATCACTGTAAATCCAAAGATCCTTGACACTGCTGGCCACAGACTGGGAACCTGAACCACGGGGATAGCGAATGTAGTCGAATAAAATCCCATCGGGGCGTCGCTTTAATACACCCTTAAGCATCTCATAGTAGTCTACCTGGGCTTGTCGGTTGTAAGGGTCGATAAATACTTGAGAGCCATCCTTAACTACCGACAAACTGGTCTCTCCCCGACCATTGCGGGCAAGAATCTGTTGCCGCTCGGCACGATGACCGTAGGTATAACCAAAATTCATGGTAAACATCCAGGCATATACCTGCAAACCCCGCTCACGACCTTTTTGAATCGCCTGGGCTAATAAATCTACGTTCTCAGTTCCCGGTTGTTGTATGACTGACGGCCAAGGAGTACGATTATCTGCCTTTGGTAAAAGAACGCGACCATCGTAAAATACTTCAACGTAGACCTGATTGTAGCCTTGGTTAACAAGACGGTCGAGGATTTCCTCAAGGGCTCCAGGACGAGCATCACAGGGATATAAGCGCACCCAAATCGCTTGATTCTTCGGCCAGGTTTGGGAACGACACTGCTGTAAGAAACTGGCGTGTTCCTGGATAATGGTTTGGTAGCTGATTTTAGAGTTTGAGTTCTCCTTTAAGGAATTAACTCTTAAGCTTTCTTTTTGAGCGATCGCTTCCTGAGTAAAGTGGCAATAAGCTTTTGTTTTTGCCTCAGCGGTTGGTACCAACCAACACTGACTCAACAGACTACTTCCTACTGCAAGGGCGGCAATCAAGCTACGATGTAGACCTTGCCGGTGTTGCCTCCGTTTAACAAAACTGTTATACATTCCTAGAAACACTACAAAAGAACAGAAAGTTAGCCAAAAGCCAGCTAACTCATCCCCGATTGGTTCAATATCTTTGACATCTCCCCCAGGTGCAGCATCAGGGATTCTAAACGGATACTACGAGAGGGTCAGCAAGTCACTAACTCGTTTTCATCCCCGCCGTTATTGCACAGGGGTTTTTAACTATGATTTTTTATAAAATTACTAGTGATTATATAGTTTAGGGATAGAAAGGGAAACACCAAGGGAGGGGGGAGAGGTAAATCTATAGGTAAATCTATATTGTTTTCTATGATGATGCATATATCATTAAATTTGTCAAGTTTGATTATTGTCGATTATTAGCTAACTAGTAGTAGTGATAAACCATATAATCATTAGTCTAACCCCTAACCGCTAACGGCTGGCATTACCTTTAAAGGTTTTCAGCTGTCTTACCAACTGTTCCGGAAAATTCTTAATGATTACGAGAGTTAGGACAGGAGCAGGGCAATAATTGGCCAAAAGTTTGAGATCATCGATAATCCTACCCTCCCTTGGGTGGGATGTTCTCAAGAAACCTGAAGATAGGACAGGTTTGTACTCGCAGTTTTTTGTTAACCCAGCTTATGCCTCGCCTAAAATAGGCGAGGTGTGGACAGCTTAAGCGCCCCGTTTGAGAGAACGCTCGACTTGGGAAAATTCTTGCTCTAGACGATCCTTCAACTTTTTCGGTAAAGGGCGATTGGGATAGGAACTGTAGTAACCAGCCAAGGAATTGACAGCAGTCCGCATGGTAGTGAAGGAATTAAGGGTAGACACAGATCTATCTCTGCGGTAGCGCGAGGCATAGTCATTCATCAGCAGACTGGCTTTTTCACGAATTGCCACCTTATCTGGTGAATCTTCTGGTAATTCAAGGGCTTGTCTTAATTCTTGTAGAGCAGTTATTGTATCCTGACGGTAATCTCC
Coding sequences within it:
- a CDS encoding family 10 glycosylhydrolase, whose translation is MYNSFVKRRQHRQGLHRSLIAALAVGSSLLSQCWLVPTAEAKTKAYCHFTQEAIAQKESLRVNSLKENSNSKISYQTIIQEHASFLQQCRSQTWPKNQAIWVRLYPCDARPGALEEILDRLVNQGYNQVYVEVFYDGRVLLPKADNRTPWPSVIQQPGTENVDLLAQAIQKGRERGLQVYAWMFTMNFGYTYGHRAERQQILARNGRGETSLSVVKDGSQVFIDPYNRQAQVDYYEMLKGVLKRRPDGILFDYIRYPRGSGSQSVASSVKDLWIYSDAAKQALYQRAGNNQGKELIRRYLSKGSISTRDIKAVKKLYPDEETPLWQGRTPSPRESTRTIQWQLWQLSVAHAAQGILDFLKLGELAAERAGVQAGAVFFPDGNQVVGRMGYDSRLQPWEHFPRSLEWHPMSYGVCGHTGCIANLVKRVFKWASSETDVKPALAGTWGRSIKNRPSLENQMQALRRVTPQINSVSHFAFSWQNPEFDRERKFCRL
- a CDS encoding CAAD domain-containing protein, giving the protein MASNPQASAYTQSSTNETTLEDEKQLKVDLKVDKPGAIAKLTAPEPGLTQPWQEWLQTLTEILSQLPEYIGGFVSNYQKPLLTVGLLLAGFITVKVTLAVLDAINDIPLMAPLFELVGIGYTIWFVARYLLKVETRQELSGEIQSLKGQFIAKK
- the psb27 gene encoding photosystem II protein Psb27; its protein translation is MRIKRCLSGFIALVLVMVIGLTGCASSGTGLTGDYRQDTITALQELRQALELPEDSPDKVAIREKASLLMNDYASRYRRDRSVSTLNSFTTMRTAVNSLAGYYSSYPNRPLPKKLKDRLEQEFSQVERSLKRGA
- the rpe gene encoding ribulose-phosphate 3-epimerase; amino-acid sequence: MSNTLSQKQVVIAPSILSADFSRLGEEIKAVDAAGADWIHVDVMDGRFVPNITIGPLVVKAIRPITEKPLDVHLMIVEPEKYVADFAKAGADIISVHAEHNASPHLHRTLCQIKEFGKQAGVVLNPSSSLDLIEYVLEVCDLILIMSVNPGFGGQSFISEVVPKIRKLRQMCDERGLSPWIEVDGGLKVNNTWQVLEAGANAIVAGSAVFKAPDYAEAISGIRNSKRPEPELVTA
- a CDS encoding HetZ-related protein 2 codes for the protein MAKLADKLEREWQSRLLSDFPNQNPATSSSIVQWLIGEDKEGFETLTQSKLVIAVQAMEYRYRILQQRYLGVPPERSYRNLTTRLASLVTLRNKIRTWVSLSRDRQRAVVDVLQEVIQELLNSDRYIQKQIAWIRQCTKEEPLRNALLLTTLEEYCLRPIRNQPLVVYRFVNFLRRSQRGGMTHVPEGDMVRLVSESINPEGETDAPVSLLDNQAITNYQHKQAWEDKQSLRMSVSKEFEAYLEKNLGSEAAQWLRLYLQGQSQEAIARRLDWPIKKVYRLREKISYHAIRVFSINGVKGKPDLVASWLETSYTEHSFGLTPRQWQEYQQKLTPEQQQLLDQMKAGHTFEAIANDLNWRTNQVMGEWNKLYLAAQALRSASAS